The Parafrankia discariae genome includes a window with the following:
- a CDS encoding DUF456 domain-containing protein: MNGVELLAVALVMAVGVVGVVVPVLPGLLLVWGAGVWWTIADGGGAARWAVLAVMTVLFVAGALAKYVLPNRAASAAGAPFSTMIVGAVCAVIGFFVVPVLGLLVGGLAGIYLAELTRLRDARRAAASTWAAVVAFGVGLLVELGAAVAMAVTWGVGELVS; this comes from the coding sequence ATGAACGGTGTCGAACTGCTCGCCGTGGCGCTGGTGATGGCCGTCGGCGTCGTCGGGGTGGTCGTGCCGGTGCTGCCCGGCCTGCTCCTCGTCTGGGGCGCCGGAGTCTGGTGGACGATCGCGGACGGCGGCGGCGCTGCCCGCTGGGCGGTGCTCGCGGTCATGACCGTGCTGTTCGTCGCCGGCGCGCTCGCCAAGTACGTGCTGCCGAACCGGGCCGCGTCGGCCGCCGGCGCGCCGTTCTCAACGATGATCGTCGGTGCGGTCTGCGCCGTCATCGGCTTCTTCGTGGTGCCGGTCCTCGGCCTGCTCGTCGGCGGGCTCGCGGGCATCTACCTCGCGGAGCTCACCCGCCTGCGCGACGCCCGGCGGGCCGCGGCCTCCACCTGGGCCGCCGTCGTCGCCTTCGGCGTCGGGCTGCTCGTCGAGCTCGGGGCGGCCGTCGCGATGGCCGTGACCTGGGGTGTCGGCGAGCTCGTCAGCTGA